One Citricoccus sp. K5 DNA window includes the following coding sequences:
- a CDS encoding S8 family serine peptidase, with amino-acid sequence MPLATVLTVPVLTAALVAGPVLLPPPAGSWTESGESESFGASGATGVASWSALPAASADEWRDRQYWLDEYGFRDAWGTSQGEGVTVAVIDTGIDADHPDLSGQVVGGIDVSGAGNESGTELVGEMAEHGTLVASVLAGRGNNEAALRRAEEERRSAKATPTPSTLPSGETAPSPSPSATSGTPTPDEATGAWPDGIVGVAPRAELLSISVHLGASNAGGPSPEDQIAEAVTWAVDNGADVINMSLGSTRQDWPESWDRAFLHAEENDVVVVAAAGNRASGTLTAGAPATIPGVLTVAGLNPDGTASWDSSTEGISIGVAAPADPLVGAVPGGDRKDWAGTSGAAPLVAGLAALIRSEYPEMPAHQVIHRILATAEDAGVPGEDPVYGHGIIDAAAAVTADVGAVDRNPMDTIADWIRVHRRAESSGAPTPTATPSGEPAEPTSTPDPLSTEMPQATAPADPAPGLQPALVIGTALVVAGLAATAVTLYLRQRRSSER; translated from the coding sequence GTGCCCCTGGCCACCGTGCTGACCGTCCCGGTGCTCACCGCGGCCCTCGTCGCCGGACCCGTGCTGCTGCCGCCTCCGGCCGGAAGCTGGACCGAGTCCGGCGAGTCCGAATCTTTCGGTGCGTCCGGTGCGACCGGTGTGGCGAGCTGGTCCGCCCTGCCCGCCGCCTCCGCAGATGAATGGCGGGACCGGCAGTACTGGCTGGACGAGTACGGGTTCCGTGACGCGTGGGGGACCAGCCAGGGCGAAGGCGTCACGGTCGCGGTGATCGACACCGGCATCGACGCGGACCATCCAGACCTGAGCGGCCAGGTGGTCGGTGGCATCGATGTCTCCGGTGCGGGCAACGAATCCGGCACCGAACTCGTTGGGGAGATGGCCGAACACGGCACCCTGGTGGCCTCGGTCCTGGCCGGCCGCGGGAACAACGAGGCTGCGTTGCGCCGGGCCGAGGAGGAACGCCGCTCCGCGAAGGCCACACCGACGCCCTCGACCCTGCCCTCCGGTGAGACCGCACCCAGCCCGAGCCCGTCGGCCACCTCCGGCACGCCGACTCCGGACGAGGCCACCGGCGCCTGGCCGGACGGGATCGTGGGGGTCGCTCCCCGGGCAGAACTGCTGTCCATCTCCGTCCACCTCGGTGCCAGCAACGCCGGCGGTCCGTCCCCGGAGGACCAGATCGCGGAGGCCGTCACCTGGGCCGTGGACAACGGAGCCGACGTCATCAACATGTCCCTCGGCTCCACCCGCCAGGACTGGCCGGAGAGCTGGGACCGGGCCTTCCTGCACGCCGAGGAGAACGATGTGGTGGTGGTGGCTGCCGCTGGGAACCGCGCCTCCGGAACCCTGACCGCAGGAGCCCCGGCGACCATCCCCGGTGTGCTGACCGTGGCGGGCCTCAACCCGGATGGGACGGCGAGCTGGGACTCCTCCACGGAGGGAATCTCCATCGGGGTGGCCGCTCCGGCCGACCCACTGGTCGGCGCCGTGCCGGGTGGTGACCGGAAGGACTGGGCGGGCACCTCGGGAGCCGCCCCGCTCGTGGCGGGCCTGGCCGCCCTGATCCGGTCTGAGTACCCGGAGATGCCCGCCCACCAGGTCATCCACCGCATCCTGGCCACGGCCGAGGACGCCGGGGTCCCCGGTGAGGACCCGGTCTACGGTCACGGCATCATCGACGCCGCCGCGGCCGTGACGGCGGACGTCGGCGCCGTGGACCGCAATCCCATGGACACCATCGCCGACTGGATCCGCGTACACCGTCGCGCCGAGTCCTCCGGTGCCCCGACGCCGACCGCGACCCCGAGCGGGGAGCCGGCCGAGCCGACGTCGACCCCGGACCCGCTGTCCACGGAGATGCCGCAGGCGACCGCCCCGGCCGACCCTGCCCCGGGACTCCAGCCGGCGCTCGTGATCGGCACGGCTCTCGTGGTCGCCGGGCTGGCAGCCACTGCCGTGACGCTGTATCTGCGCCAGCGCAGATCATCCGAGCGTTGA
- a CDS encoding NAD(P)/FAD-dependent oxidoreductase yields MAITPQLSPKPRVLIVGGGYAGLYVAKNLEKKVKERGGVVTLVDPNPYMTYQPFLPEVVGGNIEPRHIVVDHRTHLKNSEIVQGKVIKVEHARKTATIQTQDGSEFEIPYQDVVMTAGATTRVFPIPGLGEAGIGMKTVQEAVQLRNQILDRLEIASTMTDAAARSRALTFAVVGGGFNGVETISEMEDLIRSVIKKNPRLAQSDARIVLIEAMGKIMPEVGEDQAVEVVEHLKSRGIEVLLNTSLAGAEGGVLKLINMQDKSDAGSFETDTLVWTAGVAANAVAKQTDFPVEQRGRIEVTPTLQISDGDGGVLEGAWGAGDVCAVPDLTGDGPGGHCVPNAQHAVRQAKRLAANLLAVRFGEGAVEEYVHKSLGAVAGLGFGKGVGNPMGLKLSGVPAWLAHRGYHGLAMPTYERKARVVSDWLLSVVFGRDTTPIEGLENPHNPFLEAAGGELKPGRFDNPKVLESAKSSK; encoded by the coding sequence ATGGCAATCACTCCGCAGCTGTCCCCGAAGCCCCGTGTCCTCATCGTCGGCGGCGGTTACGCCGGCCTGTACGTCGCCAAGAACCTGGAGAAGAAGGTCAAGGAGCGTGGCGGTGTCGTCACCCTCGTGGACCCGAACCCGTACATGACCTACCAGCCGTTCCTCCCGGAGGTCGTCGGCGGGAACATCGAGCCCCGGCACATCGTGGTGGACCACCGCACCCACCTGAAGAACTCCGAGATCGTCCAGGGCAAGGTCATCAAGGTCGAGCACGCCCGCAAGACCGCCACCATCCAGACGCAGGACGGCTCCGAATTCGAGATCCCGTACCAGGACGTCGTCATGACCGCCGGCGCCACCACCCGCGTGTTCCCGATCCCGGGCCTGGGTGAGGCCGGCATCGGCATGAAGACCGTGCAGGAGGCCGTCCAGCTGCGGAACCAGATCCTGGACCGCCTCGAGATCGCCTCCACCATGACCGACGCCGCGGCCCGCAGCCGCGCCCTGACCTTCGCCGTCGTCGGCGGCGGCTTCAACGGCGTCGAGACCATCTCGGAGATGGAGGACCTGATCCGGTCCGTCATCAAGAAGAACCCGCGCCTGGCCCAGTCCGATGCGCGCATCGTCCTGATCGAGGCCATGGGCAAGATCATGCCGGAGGTCGGTGAGGACCAGGCCGTCGAGGTCGTCGAGCACCTGAAGTCCCGCGGCATCGAGGTCCTGCTCAACACCTCGCTGGCCGGTGCCGAGGGCGGCGTCCTCAAGCTCATCAACATGCAGGACAAGTCCGACGCCGGCTCCTTCGAGACCGACACCCTCGTCTGGACCGCCGGAGTGGCCGCCAACGCCGTGGCCAAGCAGACCGATTTCCCGGTCGAACAGCGTGGCCGGATCGAGGTCACCCCGACCCTGCAGATCTCCGACGGTGACGGCGGGGTCCTCGAGGGCGCCTGGGGCGCCGGTGACGTGTGCGCCGTGCCGGACCTGACCGGCGACGGCCCCGGAGGCCACTGCGTTCCCAACGCCCAGCACGCGGTGCGCCAGGCCAAGCGCCTCGCCGCCAACCTGCTGGCCGTGCGCTTCGGTGAGGGTGCCGTGGAGGAATACGTCCACAAGTCCCTCGGTGCCGTGGCCGGCCTCGGCTTCGGCAAGGGCGTCGGCAATCCGATGGGCCTCAAGCTCAGCGGCGTGCCGGCGTGGCTGGCCCACCGCGGCTACCACGGCCTGGCCATGCCCACGTATGAGCGCAAGGCCCGCGTGGTCTCCGACTGGCTTCTGTCCGTGGTCTTCGGCCGGGACACCACACCGATCGAGGGCCTCGAGAACCCGCACAACCCCTTCCTCGAGGCAGCTGGCGGCGAGCTCAAGCCGGGCCGCTTCGACAACCCGAAGGTGCTGGAGTCCGCGAAGTCCTCGAAGTAG
- a CDS encoding Bax inhibitor-1/YccA family protein — translation MANPVFNSKNFQEQMHSGDGRGGAATQQAPGWYQGGSRGQAPQGQTQQPQFGQRAPQGQPSQQYTPEQLEQMYAQPAAGPADTGRMSYNDVIAKTVITLLLVVAGAAVGWNMPALMLPGAIVGLVLGLVNAFKREPSPVLILIYAAAQGLFLGGISGVFEQMWPGIAVQAVLATLCVFAVTLALFASGKWRVSKKSVKIFMVAMIGYALFSVVNLFLMLFGVTDAMFGLRGEFPLLGLGIGLLAVFLAAFSLIMDFTAITQGVKAGAPQKYSWSAAFGLTVTLVWLYVEILRILAILRGND, via the coding sequence GTGGCCAACCCCGTCTTCAACAGCAAGAACTTCCAGGAACAGATGCACTCCGGTGATGGCCGGGGTGGCGCTGCCACGCAGCAGGCGCCGGGCTGGTACCAGGGTGGTTCCCGGGGCCAGGCTCCGCAGGGCCAGACTCAGCAGCCGCAGTTCGGCCAGCGGGCGCCGCAGGGCCAGCCGAGCCAGCAGTACACCCCGGAGCAGCTGGAGCAGATGTACGCCCAGCCTGCCGCGGGTCCGGCTGACACGGGCCGGATGAGCTACAACGACGTCATCGCCAAGACCGTCATCACCCTGCTGCTCGTCGTGGCCGGTGCCGCCGTCGGTTGGAACATGCCGGCCCTCATGCTGCCCGGTGCGATCGTCGGCCTGGTCCTGGGACTCGTCAACGCCTTCAAGCGCGAGCCCTCGCCCGTGCTCATCCTGATCTACGCCGCCGCGCAGGGACTGTTCCTCGGTGGCATCTCCGGCGTCTTCGAACAGATGTGGCCGGGCATCGCGGTCCAGGCCGTGCTGGCCACGCTCTGCGTGTTCGCCGTGACCCTCGCGCTCTTCGCCTCCGGCAAGTGGCGCGTCTCGAAGAAGTCCGTGAAGATCTTCATGGTCGCGATGATCGGCTACGCGCTGTTCTCCGTGGTCAACCTCTTCCTGATGCTCTTCGGTGTCACGGACGCCATGTTCGGCCTCCGCGGCGAGTTCCCGCTGCTGGGTCTGGGCATCGGCCTCCTCGCCGTGTTCCTGGCCGCGTTCTCGCTGATCATGGACTTCACCGCCATCACGCAGGGCGTCAAGGCCGGGGCCCCGCAGAAGTACTCCTGGTCCGCCGCCTTCGGCCTCACCGTGACCCTGGTGTGGCTCTACGTCGAGATCCTGCGCATCCTGGCGATCCTGCGCGGCAACGACTGA
- a CDS encoding aldose 1-epimerase family protein, with protein MNESENRPAVQTADEPAGLQFGGPAATGTQYVLRHGGAEATITSLAGALRRYEVDGTALVETYGADEIPPSACGIQLSPWPNRVRDGRWTLDGVTQQLDLTEPSRSNASHGLLRNTAFVPAEQTGRRVVLRGEIHPQHGYPFRLTHQVTYALDDDGALAVHQQVTNHSGRPAPVAFGAHPFLRIGDVPSEQLVLTLRAATRVLTDDRLIPTGTAPVHETAEDFREGRQVGTGLLDAAFTDLEPGDDGRHHHTLSAPDGRSVELWTDPAFGYVHIFFTDRFPGRHRAVAMEPMTAPANALNSGDGLVWIDPGKHLEAAWGISHHGSLNRSSHLSHDRPHPEEEIR; from the coding sequence ATGAACGAGTCCGAGAACCGTCCCGCCGTCCAGACCGCCGATGAGCCTGCCGGGCTGCAGTTCGGGGGCCCTGCCGCGACGGGCACCCAGTATGTGCTGCGCCACGGCGGGGCCGAGGCCACCATCACCTCGCTGGCCGGTGCCCTGCGCCGTTATGAGGTGGACGGAACGGCGTTGGTGGAGACCTACGGCGCGGACGAGATTCCGCCCTCGGCCTGTGGCATCCAGTTGTCCCCGTGGCCCAACCGCGTGCGGGACGGGCGCTGGACGCTGGACGGCGTCACCCAGCAGCTCGACCTCACGGAACCGTCCCGTTCCAACGCCAGTCACGGACTGCTGCGCAACACCGCCTTCGTCCCGGCCGAGCAGACGGGCCGCCGGGTGGTCCTGCGCGGCGAGATCCACCCCCAGCACGGCTACCCGTTCCGTCTCACCCACCAGGTCACCTACGCCCTGGACGACGACGGCGCCCTCGCCGTCCACCAGCAGGTCACCAACCATTCAGGCCGGCCGGCCCCGGTCGCCTTCGGCGCCCACCCCTTCCTGCGGATCGGAGACGTTCCCAGCGAGCAGCTGGTGCTGACGCTGCGGGCGGCCACCCGGGTGCTGACCGATGATCGGCTCATTCCCACCGGGACGGCCCCGGTCCACGAAACGGCCGAGGACTTCCGTGAGGGCCGGCAGGTGGGCACCGGCCTGCTCGACGCGGCGTTCACCGATCTGGAGCCGGGCGACGACGGCCGCCATCACCACACACTGTCTGCTCCGGATGGGCGTAGCGTGGAGCTCTGGACGGACCCGGCCTTCGGCTATGTCCACATCTTCTTCACGGACCGATTCCCCGGCCGTCACCGTGCCGTGGCGATGGAGCCGATGACGGCTCCGGCCAACGCCCTGAACAGCGGCGACGGACTGGTATGGATCGATCCGGGGAAGCACCTGGAGGCCGCCTGGGGTATCTCGCACCACGGTTCACTGAACCGTTCCTCTCACCTTTCACACGACCGACCACACCCTGAGGAGGAAATCCGTTGA
- a CDS encoding AI-2E family transporter, whose protein sequence is MSTRPESGAPDAPVPGLPEVPGPQPEARVPDPLLTAPDQANRVAADVPYGLTVAAAWSWRVLLVLAMAGAGIWLLSHVSLLVIPLIVAALLSTLLAPIHKRFVGWGLPRGLSVTGVILGFIVVVLGLLTLVGQQLAVGFTDMRDQIVVGVQGIVVWLESFGVTTDQWNDILSDLGEAVRANSQTILSGALGFGSTAGNLAAGTVLAVFALIFFLYDGRRIWRFCLNFVPARHRIAIDGAGDVGWTSLGSYVRVQIFVAFVDALGIGLGALILGVPLALPLGVLVFFGSFIPLVGAFLTGAVAVLLALVANGWVNALIMLGVVLLVQQIEGNVLQPLVMGRAVSLHPLAVFLAVAGGTAVMGLVGAIFAVPLMAFLNSTIKYLHAKPWLENEPEPAAASDYRDTRLKDRAAGLEGPWGRAYVTIDGVVRRATSGAGGSSRSGDGGASGSAGGTAPSAAESALSARRRRQARRQLKRSQSRSRFLPGRFRKDRDGSADTDSYVDPDARPDAGPEADTGAPVDPGTGTSGNLRGRGSAGEDNTGMDHSGRRPDRNGGPQ, encoded by the coding sequence TTGAGCACTCGACCAGAGTCTGGGGCCCCGGACGCTCCGGTTCCCGGGCTGCCCGAAGTCCCGGGCCCCCAGCCTGAAGCCCGGGTGCCGGACCCCCTCCTGACCGCGCCCGACCAGGCCAACCGGGTGGCGGCCGACGTCCCCTACGGGCTGACGGTGGCCGCCGCCTGGTCCTGGCGGGTGCTGCTCGTGCTGGCGATGGCCGGGGCCGGCATCTGGCTGCTGAGCCATGTCTCCCTCCTGGTCATCCCCCTGATCGTGGCGGCCCTGTTGTCCACCCTCCTCGCGCCGATCCACAAGCGGTTCGTGGGGTGGGGCCTCCCACGGGGACTGTCCGTGACCGGCGTCATCCTCGGATTCATCGTCGTCGTCCTGGGCCTGCTCACCCTCGTCGGCCAGCAGCTCGCCGTGGGATTCACGGACATGCGGGATCAGATCGTGGTGGGCGTCCAAGGCATCGTCGTCTGGCTGGAGTCCTTCGGCGTCACGACGGACCAGTGGAACGACATCCTCTCGGACCTCGGCGAGGCGGTTCGAGCCAACAGCCAGACCATCCTCTCGGGTGCCCTGGGCTTCGGTTCCACCGCCGGCAACCTCGCCGCCGGCACGGTGCTGGCCGTCTTCGCGCTGATCTTCTTCCTCTATGACGGCCGGAGGATCTGGCGGTTCTGCCTGAACTTCGTCCCCGCCCGCCATCGCATCGCCATCGACGGCGCCGGAGATGTCGGCTGGACCTCCCTCGGCAGTTACGTCCGGGTCCAGATCTTCGTGGCGTTCGTGGATGCCCTGGGCATCGGACTGGGGGCCTTGATCCTCGGCGTGCCGCTGGCCCTGCCCCTCGGTGTGCTGGTGTTCTTCGGCTCGTTCATCCCCCTCGTGGGTGCGTTCCTGACCGGCGCGGTGGCCGTGTTGCTGGCGCTCGTGGCCAACGGCTGGGTGAATGCCCTGATCATGCTTGGCGTGGTCCTCCTGGTCCAGCAGATCGAAGGCAACGTCCTGCAGCCGTTGGTCATGGGGCGTGCAGTCAGCCTGCACCCGTTGGCCGTGTTCCTGGCCGTGGCCGGGGGCACCGCGGTGATGGGCCTGGTCGGCGCGATCTTCGCCGTGCCGTTGATGGCCTTCCTGAACTCCACCATCAAGTACCTCCACGCCAAGCCGTGGCTCGAGAACGAACCCGAACCCGCGGCGGCCTCGGACTACCGCGATACCCGACTCAAGGACCGGGCCGCCGGTCTGGAGGGGCCCTGGGGCCGGGCCTATGTGACCATCGACGGCGTGGTCCGCCGGGCCACGAGTGGTGCTGGCGGATCCAGCAGATCCGGTGACGGCGGAGCATCCGGCAGCGCTGGTGGCACCGCTCCCAGTGCTGCCGAGAGTGCGCTGTCAGCCAGGCGGCGACGTCAGGCCCGCCGCCAACTCAAGCGGTCACAGTCCCGCTCGCGTTTCCTGCCTGGCCGTTTCCGCAAGGATCGCGATGGGAGTGCTGACACCGACTCATATGTTGACCCTGATGCCCGTCCCGACGCCGGCCCAGAGGCCGATACTGGTGCCCCAGTCGACCCCGGAACCGGCACCTCGGGCAATCTTCGCGGCAGAGGGTCCGCGGGGGAGGACAATACGGGGATGGACCACTCCGGCCGCCGGCCGGACCGAAACGGAGGACCACAGTGA
- the ilvA gene encoding threonine ammonia-lyase has protein sequence MADIEEARRLLDGVIVPTPLDHSRALGRLTDSVVHLKCENLQRAGSFKVRGAYVRMAKLSEDERARGVVAASAGNHAQGVALAASKLGIKATIFMPRGVALPKLQATKDHGAEVMLHGNNVDEALSEAQRYADESGSVFIHPFDNADVVAGQGTIGLEILEQDPEVDTLVMGIGGGGLLAGVAVAVKEMARRQGRHINIIGVQAENAAAYPPSLAADAVVPLSHVSTIADGIAVGKPGQIPFQIIKELVDGVVTVSEDAIANALVFLLERSKMVVEPAGVVGVAALLEGKLAELGIESKHTVAVLSGGNVDPMLMLKVIQSGLAAGGRYLTVKISLRDRPGELSNISRIISETEANVTRVDHSRIGGSLSMGDVTITIDMETRGPEHSEQVLGRLRSSGYQPVVQH, from the coding sequence CTGGCGGACATCGAGGAGGCCCGACGACTGTTGGACGGGGTCATCGTCCCCACGCCGCTGGACCACTCCAGGGCCCTGGGCCGGCTCACGGACTCCGTGGTTCACCTCAAGTGCGAGAATCTGCAGCGTGCCGGCTCCTTCAAGGTGCGCGGCGCCTACGTCCGGATGGCCAAGCTCTCCGAGGACGAGCGCGCTCGCGGGGTCGTGGCGGCGTCCGCTGGCAACCATGCCCAGGGGGTGGCCTTGGCAGCATCCAAGCTGGGGATCAAGGCGACCATCTTCATGCCCCGCGGCGTTGCGTTGCCGAAGTTGCAGGCCACGAAGGATCACGGCGCCGAGGTGATGCTGCACGGCAACAACGTAGATGAGGCCCTGTCCGAGGCGCAGCGCTATGCGGACGAGTCCGGCTCGGTTTTCATCCATCCCTTCGACAATGCCGACGTGGTGGCCGGTCAGGGCACGATCGGCCTGGAGATCCTCGAGCAGGATCCGGAGGTGGACACACTGGTGATGGGCATCGGTGGCGGCGGCCTGCTCGCCGGCGTGGCCGTGGCCGTCAAGGAGATGGCCCGCCGTCAGGGCCGGCACATCAACATCATCGGCGTCCAGGCGGAGAACGCCGCAGCCTACCCGCCGTCGCTGGCCGCAGACGCCGTGGTGCCGCTCTCCCACGTCTCGACCATCGCCGACGGCATCGCCGTGGGCAAGCCCGGCCAGATTCCCTTCCAGATCATCAAGGAACTCGTGGACGGAGTCGTCACCGTATCCGAGGACGCGATCGCCAATGCGCTGGTGTTCTTGCTGGAGCGGTCCAAGATGGTGGTCGAGCCCGCCGGCGTGGTGGGCGTGGCCGCGTTGTTGGAGGGCAAGCTGGCAGAACTCGGGATCGAGTCCAAGCACACCGTGGCCGTACTCTCCGGTGGCAACGTGGACCCGATGCTGATGCTCAAGGTCATCCAGTCCGGCCTGGCCGCGGGTGGTCGCTACCTGACCGTCAAGATCTCCCTGCGAGACCGTCCCGGCGAGCTGTCCAACATCTCCCGGATTATCTCCGAGACCGAGGCCAACGTCACCCGGGTGGACCACAGCCGCATCGGCGGCTCGCTCAGCATGGGGGACGTGACCATAACGATCGACATGGAGACTCGCGGACCCGAGCACTCCGAGCAGGTCCTGGGCCGATTGCGCTCCTCCGGCTACCAGCCGGTCGTGCAGCACTAG
- a CDS encoding HNH endonuclease signature motif containing protein, whose translation MADSDELAELPLPELLAQSHALAAELSSRLADPRLADRLPRLRQDPAEDRSAAWGLYAHADRPNPEVDGFGESDDSGRAGAHGGDIHIVRASGSEDVSVVDRESGNQEYADSPSSENVAGSLPELHVGVEALARAVDSARTALAGHTDRIFEAHQLREEVLGIPPGKCAFRNGAEYLRDLLRIDRREAKALLARAAHTMASLTLDRTTVIPADMPVLSEAVQKAELGEAAVDMIVGTIASAHREAVLADTAPGTVDGLIADGERLLVAQARDLDPDTLRKVCAHWRQRFEAVVNPDGSEPTDAQLKAMQGLFYRGPGKGLHQWTLLASDAQHEVLKTVVSAASSPRTTRSDCNTDPKNRNQDRTGTSTSTDTDTGTGTGTGDAGCATERSVIDALDGRSRAQRELDGLVSALTGALALVGLGPETGMDADGRSTGNTNPTGNARPGLRSRARPQIMAVIDYETLFARFGAADDVHFDERTPRSGSSGSSGVLDPPGPPGPSGPPGPPGPPGPPGPPGPPGPPGPPGPPGRHDRTISTTSYVGDVNPQTIRQLACEADLIPVVLGGSGEVLDVGRSKRLFTPQLRRAVTARDGGCTAPGCSIPAPWCEAHHIHHWEDGGPTSVENGALLCSHHHHAVHAGAWEISVRQGIPWFIPAQYLDPERRPRRNFYWRPGLAA comes from the coding sequence CAATCCCACGCCTTGGCCGCCGAACTCTCCTCTCGATTGGCTGACCCAAGGCTGGCGGACCGATTGCCCCGCCTCCGGCAGGACCCGGCAGAAGACCGTAGCGCTGCCTGGGGCCTCTACGCCCATGCGGACCGTCCCAACCCTGAGGTTGACGGTTTCGGGGAATCGGACGATTCCGGCAGAGCCGGGGCGCATGGCGGGGACATACACATCGTCAGAGCTTCAGGCTCCGAGGACGTGTCGGTCGTCGACCGTGAATCGGGCAATCAAGAGTATGCGGACTCCCCCTCCAGCGAGAACGTGGCCGGGTCCCTGCCGGAGTTGCATGTGGGCGTGGAGGCGCTGGCCCGCGCCGTCGACTCCGCGCGGACCGCCCTGGCCGGGCACACTGACCGGATTTTCGAGGCACACCAACTTCGAGAGGAAGTGTTGGGCATCCCGCCCGGAAAGTGTGCCTTCAGGAACGGCGCCGAATACTTGCGCGATCTCTTGCGGATCGACCGTCGCGAGGCGAAGGCCCTGCTGGCCCGGGCTGCTCACACCATGGCGTCGCTGACACTCGACCGAACCACGGTGATACCTGCCGATATGCCGGTCCTGTCCGAGGCGGTGCAGAAAGCCGAGCTGGGCGAAGCCGCGGTGGACATGATCGTGGGAACGATCGCCTCCGCGCACCGCGAGGCCGTCCTGGCAGACACGGCTCCCGGAACGGTGGACGGCCTTATCGCGGACGGTGAACGGCTGCTCGTCGCCCAGGCCCGGGATCTGGATCCGGATACGCTGAGAAAGGTCTGCGCGCACTGGCGGCAGCGTTTCGAAGCCGTGGTCAATCCAGACGGTTCCGAACCGACCGACGCCCAGCTCAAGGCCATGCAAGGGCTGTTCTACCGCGGACCGGGCAAGGGGCTGCATCAGTGGACACTGCTGGCCAGCGACGCCCAGCATGAAGTTCTCAAGACGGTGGTCTCCGCTGCCTCCAGCCCCCGGACGACTCGCTCTGACTGCAACACGGACCCGAAGAATCGAAACCAAGATCGCACCGGCACCAGCACCAGCACCGACACCGACACCGGCACGGGCACGGGCACCGGTGATGCAGGCTGTGCAACTGAACGGTCCGTGATTGACGCCCTCGACGGACGCAGCCGCGCTCAACGAGAACTCGACGGGCTCGTCAGTGCTTTGACCGGCGCGCTGGCCCTGGTCGGACTCGGCCCTGAGACGGGCATGGACGCGGACGGCCGCAGTACCGGGAACACGAACCCGACGGGCAACGCCCGGCCTGGACTCAGGAGCCGGGCCCGGCCCCAGATCATGGCGGTCATCGACTACGAAACCCTGTTCGCCCGATTCGGCGCTGCGGATGACGTGCACTTCGACGAACGGACTCCACGAAGCGGCTCGAGCGGATCATCCGGAGTCCTTGATCCACCCGGTCCACCCGGCCCATCTGGTCCGCCGGGTCCGCCGGGTCCGCCGGGTCCGCCGGGTCCGCCGGGTCCGCCGGGTCCGCCGGGTCCGCCGGGTCCGCCGGGACGCCATGATCGGACGATCTCGACCACGTCCTACGTGGGAGACGTCAATCCACAGACGATCCGACAGCTTGCGTGCGAGGCCGATCTGATCCCGGTTGTCCTGGGCGGCAGCGGCGAGGTCCTGGACGTGGGGCGATCCAAACGGTTGTTCACGCCTCAGCTCAGGCGCGCCGTCACCGCCCGGGACGGTGGTTGCACGGCACCCGGTTGCTCGATTCCGGCACCGTGGTGCGAAGCCCACCACATCCACCATTGGGAGGACGGCGGTCCGACGTCGGTGGAGAACGGAGCACTGCTGTGCTCACACCACCACCACGCCGTTCACGCCGGAGCCTGGGAGATCTCCGTCCGCCAGGGCATCCCGTGGTTCATCCCGGCCCAGTACCTCGACCCCGAACGGCGGCCCCGCCGCAACTTCTATTGGCGTCCTGGTCTGGCGGCTTAG